One region of Halomicrobium sp. LC1Hm genomic DNA includes:
- the hflX gene encoding GTPase HflX: MTASTTAERAVIAKRVDSGTADTEEITDLARAAGYEAVGEVTQTRTEDPAYHLGEGKVTRLANIVAREGATAVIFDNELGPYQTYNIGNELPDGVQVVDRFRLILEIFGQRAQTRKAQLQVELAELRYELPRAEAKASLAKRDERPGFMGLGEYDESREEDIKKQISRIGDELASIEETEQHRREQRRESGFDLVALAGYTNAGKSTLLRRVADDVDVDENEELHPDLDPTAESEDRLFTTLGTTTRRADMDQRDVLVTDTVGFISDLPHWLVESFKSTLDAVYRADLVLLVVDVSEPVEEIREKLVTSHDTLYERNEAPIVTVLNKTDTVDDAEIERKRAALSGLAPSPIAVSAKEGANVDALLDRIHDELPDYERERLVLPMTDETMSLVSWIHDHAQVDNVDYGDQVIVEFEGRPAVVEQSRAKAGELVEASA, translated from the coding sequence GTGACGGCTAGTACCACAGCGGAGCGAGCGGTCATCGCCAAGCGCGTCGACTCGGGCACCGCAGACACCGAGGAGATCACCGACCTCGCGAGAGCCGCCGGCTACGAGGCCGTCGGCGAGGTGACACAGACGCGGACGGAAGATCCCGCCTACCACCTCGGAGAGGGGAAGGTCACACGCCTCGCGAACATCGTCGCCCGCGAGGGCGCGACGGCCGTGATATTCGACAACGAGCTGGGACCCTACCAGACGTACAACATCGGCAACGAGCTTCCCGACGGCGTCCAGGTCGTCGACCGCTTCCGGCTCATCCTGGAGATCTTCGGCCAGCGCGCCCAGACACGCAAGGCACAGCTCCAGGTCGAACTGGCAGAACTGCGCTACGAGCTGCCCCGGGCCGAGGCGAAGGCCAGCCTCGCCAAGCGCGACGAGCGGCCCGGGTTCATGGGGCTGGGCGAGTACGACGAGAGCCGCGAAGAGGACATCAAAAAGCAGATCTCGCGAATAGGCGACGAGCTGGCGTCCATCGAGGAGACCGAGCAACACCGCCGCGAACAGCGCCGCGAGTCCGGTTTCGATCTCGTCGCGCTGGCGGGCTACACGAACGCCGGCAAGTCGACGCTGTTGCGCCGCGTGGCCGACGACGTCGACGTCGACGAGAACGAGGAGCTACACCCGGACCTCGATCCGACCGCCGAGAGCGAAGACCGGCTGTTCACGACTCTCGGGACGACGACCCGCCGTGCAGACATGGACCAGCGGGACGTGCTGGTGACCGACACCGTCGGCTTCATCTCGGATCTCCCCCACTGGCTCGTCGAGTCGTTCAAGTCGACGCTGGACGCCGTCTATCGCGCCGACCTGGTGTTGCTCGTCGTCGACGTGAGCGAGCCCGTCGAGGAGATCCGCGAGAAGCTGGTCACGAGCCACGACACGCTGTACGAGCGCAACGAAGCGCCGATCGTCACCGTCCTCAACAAGACGGACACGGTCGACGACGCGGAGATCGAGCGCAAACGCGCGGCGCTCTCGGGACTGGCTCCCAGCCCCATCGCCGTCAGCGCGAAAGAGGGGGCAAACGTCGACGCGTTGCTCGACCGGATCCACGACGAACTGCCGGACTACGAGCGCGAACGCCTCGTCTTGCCGATGACCGACGAGACGATGAGTCTCGTCTCCTGGATCCACGACCACGCACAGGTCGACAACGTCGACTACGGCGACCAGGTGATCGTCGAGTTCGAGGGCCGGCCGGCCGTCGTCGAGCAGTCACGCGCCAAGGCCGGCGAACTCGTCGAAGCGTCGGCATAG
- a CDS encoding RNA-binding protein: protein MSSVPFHYVDLRAFAYATEDEKRVAEALQTYLPEETELERAESEGHYGDRIVVLSARVENADDIRHVLTQVAAVDDLEAVLEELDDRVDDNCSFFLTFDKQAAFGNSVERGDGITLRAKVEAYPAKRETAIENAQDALSEL, encoded by the coding sequence ATGTCGTCGGTCCCGTTTCACTACGTCGACCTGCGGGCGTTCGCCTACGCGACCGAAGACGAAAAGCGGGTCGCAGAGGCGCTACAGACGTATCTCCCCGAGGAGACCGAACTGGAGCGGGCCGAGTCGGAAGGCCACTACGGCGACCGAATCGTCGTCCTCTCGGCGCGGGTCGAGAACGCGGACGACATCCGCCACGTCCTCACGCAGGTCGCGGCGGTCGACGACCTCGAAGCGGTGCTCGAAGAGCTGGACGACCGCGTCGACGACAACTGTTCGTTCTTCCTCACCTTCGACAAACAGGCGGCGTTCGGGAACAGCGTCGAGCGAGGCGACGGGATCACGCTGCGCGCGAAGGTCGAAGCCTACCCCGCCAAACGCGAGACGGCCATCGAGAACGCCCAGGACGCCCTCTCGGAGCTGTGA
- a CDS encoding RNase P subunit p30 family protein: protein MYAAVHARPDGQSTVARMAQTASRYGYDGIVVRNHGDCAATFDAEAIADEYDVAVVEGIEVRASDPSRASGLVGNHRSSKTIVAVHGDSVAINRFAVEQPAVDVLAHPTRGDGDVNHVLAKAAADNGVRLEFSLHDVLHETGGTRVRHIQSLRKLRELVEHYDVPYVVSGDPHSHLQLRAPRDLIALGETIGFSPDQIETGLREWAELTERNRRRQSDAFVEPGVWLDDE from the coding sequence ATGTACGCGGCCGTCCACGCCCGTCCGGACGGGCAGAGTACGGTCGCCAGGATGGCCCAGACGGCCAGCCGGTACGGCTACGACGGGATCGTCGTCAGGAACCACGGCGACTGCGCGGCGACGTTCGACGCCGAGGCGATCGCCGACGAGTACGACGTGGCCGTCGTCGAGGGGATCGAGGTCCGGGCGTCTGATCCGTCACGAGCCAGCGGCCTCGTCGGGAACCACCGGTCGTCCAAGACCATCGTCGCGGTCCACGGCGATTCCGTCGCGATCAACCGTTTCGCCGTCGAGCAGCCCGCCGTCGACGTCCTCGCCCATCCGACGCGGGGCGACGGCGACGTGAACCACGTGCTGGCGAAGGCCGCCGCCGACAACGGTGTTCGCCTCGAATTCTCGCTGCACGACGTGCTCCACGAGACCGGTGGGACGCGGGTCCGTCACATCCAGTCGCTGCGGAAACTGCGCGAACTCGTCGAACACTACGACGTGCCCTACGTCGTCAGCGGGGACCCACACAGTCACCTCCAGCTCAGAGCGCCGCGGGACCTGATCGCGCTGGGCGAGACCATCGGCTTTTCGCCGGACCAGATCGAGACGGGACTCAGAGAGTGGGCCGAGTTGACCGAACGGAACCGTCGTCGGCAGTCGGACGCGTTCGTCGAACCCGGTGTCTGGCTCGACGACGAGTGA
- a CDS encoding NUDIX domain-containing protein: MTAVDNLWYLADQARQQAEQTRHQFASNYEDYSTFSRHRSVSRPRFKTVAERTRDNGLPYGVHTVVTNDAGEVLLVRHDDVDMWVLPGGQVDGTESFREAASRELREEAGIEATDEGLAILARAEFHCAEYDTWGVLPMFHGRAVETELTVDDPDGEISDAGWFDELPEDTRDREQLREWREKQA, from the coding sequence ATGACGGCCGTCGACAATCTGTGGTACCTGGCAGACCAGGCCCGCCAGCAGGCCGAGCAGACCCGCCACCAGTTCGCCTCGAACTACGAGGACTACAGCACCTTCTCGCGCCACCGGAGTGTCTCGCGACCGCGGTTCAAGACCGTCGCCGAACGGACCCGCGACAACGGACTGCCCTACGGGGTCCACACCGTCGTCACGAACGACGCCGGAGAGGTGCTCCTCGTGCGCCACGACGACGTGGATATGTGGGTGCTACCGGGCGGACAGGTCGACGGAACGGAGTCGTTCCGCGAGGCCGCCAGCCGCGAACTACGCGAGGAGGCCGGCATCGAGGCGACTGACGAGGGCCTCGCGATTCTCGCACGCGCCGAGTTCCACTGTGCGGAGTACGACACCTGGGGTGTCCTCCCGATGTTTCACGGTCGCGCAGTGGAGACGGAGTTGACCGTCGACGACCCCGACGGGGAGATCTCCGACGCCGGCTGGTTCGACGAACTGCCCGAGGACACGCGAGACCGGGAACAACTGCGCGAGTGGCGCGAGAAACAGGCCTAG
- a CDS encoding ribosome assembly factor SBDS encodes MISLDEAVTARLESHGQRFEVLVDPDAALAIKRDEFDGELEDVIAAEDVFEDASRGDRPPENSLTEVFDTTEPLEIIPEVIKQGEIQITADQRREMQEQKHRQLIQQITRNAVNPQMDDAPHPPDRIESALEETDFRVDPMEPVDNQVDDALDALRPVIPIRFDEVTVAVQVPADYAGAAQSRIRQFGDLEREEWQADGSWIGVITFPAGMQNEFYDVVNEHTSGEAETQIVKDEDEISIR; translated from the coding sequence ATGATATCACTTGACGAAGCGGTGACGGCGAGACTCGAATCCCACGGCCAGCGGTTCGAAGTGCTCGTCGACCCCGACGCCGCGCTGGCGATCAAACGCGACGAGTTCGACGGGGAACTCGAAGACGTCATCGCCGCCGAGGACGTGTTCGAGGACGCCTCTCGTGGCGACCGCCCGCCGGAAAACTCCCTGACGGAGGTGTTCGACACGACGGAGCCACTGGAGATCATCCCGGAGGTGATCAAGCAGGGAGAGATCCAGATCACGGCCGATCAGCGCCGCGAGATGCAAGAACAGAAACACCGACAGCTGATCCAGCAGATCACACGCAACGCCGTCAACCCCCAGATGGACGACGCACCGCACCCGCCGGACCGCATCGAGTCGGCCCTCGAAGAGACGGACTTCAGGGTCGATCCGATGGAGCCCGTCGACAATCAGGTCGACGACGCGCTAGACGCGCTCCGACCCGTGATCCCGATTCGGTTCGACGAGGTGACCGTCGCGGTCCAGGTCCCCGCGGACTACGCCGGTGCCGCCCAGTCTCGCATCCGGCAGTTCGGCGACCTCGAACGCGAAGAGTGGCAGGCTGACGGCTCCTGGATCGGCGTCATCACCTTCCCTGCCGGGATGCAAAACGAGTTCTACGACGTGGTCAACGAGCACACGAGCGGCGAGGCCGAGACCCAGATCGTCAAGGACGAAGACGAGATCTCGATTCGGTGA
- a CDS encoding Rpp14/Pop5 family protein, whose amino-acid sequence MKHLPKHLQPRWRYLGVEIESWPDADFGRRALQRELWYAAQNLVGDAGSADLDLTVLRFAFEDGLGSALVRTRRGRTDSARAVIASLSTVDDDPVGVRVRGTSGTVRACEEKYIRRASESSAQRQVAFDGDERTAVVRDGRVDVATDDGFSGATDLDLQ is encoded by the coding sequence ATGAAACACCTCCCCAAACACCTACAGCCCCGGTGGCGCTACCTCGGGGTCGAGATCGAGAGCTGGCCCGACGCCGACTTCGGCCGCCGCGCTCTCCAGCGGGAACTCTGGTACGCCGCCCAGAACCTCGTGGGCGACGCCGGCAGTGCCGACCTCGATCTCACCGTGCTCCGGTTCGCGTTCGAGGACGGCCTGGGGAGCGCGCTCGTCCGGACGCGGCGCGGCCGGACCGACAGCGCACGTGCCGTGATCGCCTCGCTGTCGACGGTCGACGACGACCCGGTCGGCGTCCGGGTCCGTGGCACGAGCGGCACCGTCCGTGCGTGTGAGGAAAAATATATACGACGCGCATCGGAATCGTCCGCACAGAGACAGGTCGCGTTCGACGGCGACGAGCGGACTGCGGTCGTCCGTGACGGCCGTGTCGACGTTGCCACCGACGACGGATTTTCGGGCGCGACCGACCTCGATCTCCAGTAA
- a CDS encoding class I SAM-dependent methyltransferase, which translates to MKRSIDEHADRFSDHAADYDESQDSEEYRECADLVVRHAAPSADDVVLDLGTGTGAIALPLADAAAEVVGRDISEGMLEQAQAKATERGIDNVSFGEGRFRDPSVEGEVDVVTSNFAMHHLDDEAKREAIDAIAALEPRRFVLGDVMFFDEPDPSIPFYDPSVDDPATVGVLADAFTDAGFALTAVEMVHGQVGVLVGERVPDAEAVDQS; encoded by the coding sequence ATGAAACGATCGATCGACGAACACGCCGACCGATTCTCCGACCACGCCGCCGACTACGACGAGAGCCAGGACTCCGAGGAGTACCGCGAGTGTGCCGACCTCGTCGTTCGCCACGCTGCCCCCTCGGCCGACGACGTGGTGCTCGACCTCGGCACCGGAACCGGTGCGATCGCGCTCCCGCTGGCTGACGCGGCGGCCGAAGTCGTGGGTCGGGACATCAGCGAGGGAATGCTCGAACAGGCACAGGCGAAGGCCACGGAGCGTGGCATCGACAACGTCTCCTTCGGCGAAGGACGATTCCGGGACCCCTCGGTCGAGGGCGAGGTCGACGTCGTCACCTCGAACTTCGCGATGCACCACCTCGACGACGAGGCAAAGCGCGAGGCGATCGACGCCATCGCGGCGCTCGAACCGCGGCGGTTCGTCCTCGGTGACGTGATGTTCTTCGACGAGCCCGATCCGTCGATCCCCTTTTACGATCCGTCGGTCGACGACCCGGCCACCGTCGGCGTCCTCGCGGACGCGTTCACCGACGCCGGCTTCGCACTGACGGCCGTCGAGATGGTCCACGGACAGGTGGGGGTCCTCGTCGGCGAGCGAGTGCCCGACGCCGAGGCCGTCGACCAGTCCTGA
- a CDS encoding FUN14 domain-containing protein: MIELPLQLELPGLQQVGLEVGGGAVIGGVIGFAAKKVAKLIAILVGLELALFKFLETRGILEVNWSAISGTAGNVSSAAGETAGAQPPGWVMSLLSALPVSAGFTGGFLVGFRKG; this comes from the coding sequence ATGATAGAGTTGCCGTTGCAGCTAGAGCTTCCCGGCCTCCAGCAGGTCGGCCTCGAAGTCGGCGGCGGTGCCGTGATCGGGGGTGTCATCGGCTTCGCGGCCAAGAAGGTCGCGAAGCTCATCGCGATCCTCGTCGGTCTCGAACTGGCGCTGTTCAAGTTCCTGGAGACGCGCGGCATCCTCGAAGTGAACTGGAGCGCCATCAGCGGCACCGCTGGAAACGTCTCGTCTGCGGCCGGTGAGACGGCGGGCGCACAGCCCCCCGGATGGGTCATGAGCCTCCTCTCGGCCCTGCCCGTGAGCGCCGGCTTCACCGGCGGCTTCCTCGTTGGCTTCCGGAAGGGATAG
- a CDS encoding protein sorting system archaetidylserine synthase (This PssA-like phosphatidyltransferase, along with a PssD-like decarboxylase, is required in Haloarchaea for the archaeosortase ArtA to replace the PGF-CTERM sorting signal with a C-terminal lipid anchor.): protein MGLAVRRRLGVADTVTLVNAVIGFAAAVVAYSDPALAARLILLAAIADALDGIVARFAGNTEVGPLLDSITDVVSFGATPALFVHGVAREAYGPLGETDTLFRLGLVVLASSFVVFSVVRTAFYTVYVDEGEQRPGIQNTLAATILAAAYLAGVAPVPVLLAGTVVLSVLMIAPVGYPKLRARDALVLGIVQAGAIVDPGAFQRVFPRVLLVAAVAYLSLAPRYYWGE, encoded by the coding sequence ATGGGTCTCGCAGTGCGACGACGACTCGGGGTCGCCGACACCGTGACGCTGGTCAACGCCGTGATCGGGTTCGCCGCCGCGGTCGTCGCCTACAGCGATCCGGCGCTGGCGGCGCGACTGATCCTGCTGGCCGCGATCGCCGACGCGCTCGACGGGATCGTCGCCCGCTTCGCCGGGAACACGGAGGTCGGGCCGCTGCTGGATTCGATCACCGACGTGGTCTCGTTCGGTGCGACGCCGGCACTGTTCGTCCACGGCGTCGCCCGCGAGGCCTACGGCCCGCTGGGCGAGACGGACACGCTGTTTCGCCTCGGGCTCGTCGTCCTCGCGTCGTCGTTCGTCGTCTTCTCGGTCGTCCGAACCGCGTTCTACACCGTCTACGTCGACGAGGGCGAACAGCGGCCGGGCATCCAGAACACGCTGGCAGCGACGATTCTCGCGGCGGCCTACCTCGCTGGCGTCGCACCCGTGCCGGTGTTGCTGGCCGGAACGGTCGTCCTCTCGGTGCTCATGATCGCGCCGGTGGGCTACCCCAAACTCCGCGCTCGGGACGCGCTGGTTCTGGGGATCGTCCAGGCGGGCGCGATCGTCGATCCCGGTGCTTTCCAGCGGGTGTTCCCCCGCGTCCTGCTGGTCGCCGCCGTGGCGTACCTCTCGCTCGCACCCCGCTACTACTGGGGAGAGTGA
- the psmA gene encoding archaeal proteasome endopeptidase complex subunit alpha, translating into MQGQNQQQAYDRGSTIFSPDGRLYQVEYAREAVKRGTASIGVRTSGGVVLAVDKRIRSPLMERSSVEKIHKADDHIGIASAGHVADARQLIDLARRRAQINRLRYEERIGVETLTKEITDHIQRYTQVGGARPFGVALIIAGVADGEPRLYETDPSGTPYEWKALAVGADRADTRAYLEEHYSETLALDGAIGLALETLASVNDDALAPEAVGLATVDAETEQFRTLSDEETETHLAERELLADDEDLEE; encoded by the coding sequence ATGCAGGGACAAAACCAACAGCAGGCCTACGACCGCGGCAGCACCATCTTCTCGCCCGACGGGCGACTCTACCAGGTCGAGTACGCGCGCGAAGCAGTCAAGCGCGGCACCGCGAGCATCGGCGTCAGGACCAGCGGTGGCGTCGTACTCGCCGTCGACAAGCGGATCCGCTCGCCGCTCATGGAGCGGTCGTCGGTCGAGAAGATCCACAAGGCCGACGACCACATCGGGATCGCCAGCGCCGGCCACGTCGCAGACGCCCGCCAGCTGATCGATCTCGCTCGGCGGCGCGCACAGATCAACCGACTCCGCTACGAGGAACGGATCGGCGTCGAGACGCTGACCAAAGAGATCACCGACCACATCCAGCGATACACGCAGGTCGGCGGCGCGCGTCCGTTCGGCGTCGCGCTGATCATCGCCGGGGTCGCCGACGGCGAACCCAGACTGTACGAGACCGATCCCTCGGGAACGCCCTACGAGTGGAAGGCGCTCGCGGTCGGTGCCGACAGGGCCGACACGCGGGCCTACCTCGAAGAACACTACTCGGAGACGCTGGCCCTCGACGGCGCGATCGGGCTCGCTCTCGAAACACTGGCCTCGGTCAACGACGACGCGCTCGCGCCGGAGGCGGTCGGTCTCGCGACGGTCGACGCCGAGACCGAACAGTTCCGCACGCTCTCGGACGAGGAGACGGAGACACACCTCGCCGAGCGAGAGCTCCTCGCGGACGACGAGGACCTCGAAGAGTAA